The sequence below is a genomic window from Candidatus Oleimmundimicrobium sp..
CCAATTCGTCAGCAATGAAGTGTTTAAAACGAGCAGAATCCAAAACTCCCGACATACCAAAGACTCGATTTTTCTCAAATCCACTTTCCTTTAAAGATACATAAACCATGACGTCCAGAGGATTGGTCACAACAATTATTTTTGTCTCTGGTGCAAATTTAGCAATGTTTTTGGTAACTGACTTAATAATTGCAAAATTTTTGGCCAGCAAATCAAGACGGGTCATTCCGGGTTTTCTGGCAAGTCCGGCAGTAACCACAATTAAATCGGAATCGCAAATATCTTTAAAATCGTTTGTCCCATGCACTTTTTTATGAAATCGCTCAACCGAGGAAGACTGCATCATATCGAGAGCTGTTCCATGAGGAAGCCCCTCAACGATATCAACCAAGACAACATCTCCCAACTCTTTTTGAGCAGTGAGAAAGGCGCACGTAGCCCCAACATGTCCTCCACCTATTACGCTTATCTTCATATTTACCTCCTAAAAAGCAAAATTATTTTGATTTATTATCTTAATTGATAGACCTTCACCCCGGCTAATTAAACGGCTTACAAATCTTTATTTCATAAGTTAAACCCTTCACTTCAATTTGTGTATTTTTATTAAAAGACATTTCATTAAGAATTTTTTTAATCTCATGAGTTTGATAACTTTTATCTATTGATCTCCGCGATTTTTTCTTGTCGATTGAATGAAAGTTCTCGGTAATATTGTCAAATTCTTCGGGAAAAACATCCTTTCGAGAA
It includes:
- the mdh gene encoding malate dehydrogenase, whose amino-acid sequence is MKISVIGGGHVGATCAFLTAQKELGDVVLVDIVEGLPHGTALDMMQSSSVERFHKKVHGTNDFKDICDSDLIVVTAGLARKPGMTRLDLLAKNFAIIKSVTKNIAKFAPETKIIVVTNPLDVMVYVSLKESGFEKNRVFGMSGVLDSARFKHFIADELDVSIDDVSAMVIGSHSELMVPLPRFSSVSGIPLVELLPKEKIDRLIERTKKGGAEIVAHLKNGSAFYAPAASAVKMIEAVAKDKKKILPACVYLEGEYGLNDICLGVPVKIGKDGIEKVIELNLNSEEQSALNKSAESVREGIKNLKSQ